The sequence TACGGGCCGAAAGAAATGCAGCCTTTGTCAGACTGCCGCCATGATGTCTGTATGCGGCGAGCATGTAGGCACAGGAAAGATTGACGGCGAGTGCACCAAGCCCCGCTTGCGTCAAGGCGACCGGCTGTGGCGGCACGGGCATGTTGAACTTTTGCCAGGCCGTCCAGAGCGTAGCCAGACCCGGCACGAGCAGGATGAGGGCGAGCGCCATACCTACCCGCGAGCGCGAGCGCAACGACCAGCCGAAGGCGAGTAATATGAGGAGGTTCA is a genomic window of Mesorhizobium huakuii containing:
- a CDS encoding cation transporter, whose protein sequence is MNPALRRVVLIVALLNLGYFGIEFAVALAIGSVSLFADSIDFLEDASVNLLILLAFGWSLRSRSRVGMALALILLVPGLATLWTAWQKFNMPVPPQPVALTQAGLGALAVNLSCAYMLAAYRHHGGSLTKAAFLSARNDAFANIAIIAAGLVTAFLWRSAWPDLMVGLGIAALNADAAR